One region of Streptomyces capillispiralis genomic DNA includes:
- a CDS encoding DoxX family membrane protein: MSVDTRTPRTPTGDRSSGLDDAPALSMVKVPSDPAQVIVNHASFRVQLGVSARRASSPRIARHASAAEDTARIPVVTTMGATGPAAARRRPVVWSGRSAPDDTGAHRLLQAVRQHEGVRHADEPLTGVGVTHPVPRPGGGYDYDDDPATQPLETPFVGAQRRPADGPLLPPMRTVGSAYDEPAYAPAHHGPGYDAPGPEDEFEITDRRGRRHGDDPARHAYYPGRRMNLGVVLLPLRVFLGGISVYAGMSKLCDPLYFEGGTRGSMGKWLHSLHPWEVAEPLRQFALEHPVGSGLAIAFAQVVVGVLTVLGCWQRVAAVIGATLSAALLVTVSWKSVPAYETPDIIYLAAWSPLIIAGAPVYSVDGRLAGGAWRRLGPRAALWDLRRYVLRRGALVTAVVCGLTLLVGSLLGGAVRDADRVVVPGPGEAPRNEIPGSPLPENSAERRPEKRDPSASTSPTQGASGSASPSAGTTTTTPGATQGAGAVTGAPSQTQGSTGQAPPQQSSPGGQAPSTSSGPTSSGGASGGTPSDGSGGSSGEPGLVGGLLG; the protein is encoded by the coding sequence ATGAGTGTGGACACCAGAACACCCCGCACACCCACGGGGGACCGCTCGTCGGGACTCGACGACGCTCCCGCGCTGAGCATGGTGAAGGTGCCGAGCGATCCGGCCCAGGTCATCGTCAATCACGCCAGCTTCCGCGTGCAGCTGGGCGTCTCGGCGCGGCGCGCCTCGTCGCCGCGGATCGCACGGCACGCGAGCGCCGCCGAGGACACCGCCCGCATCCCCGTCGTCACCACCATGGGCGCGACGGGACCGGCCGCCGCCCGCCGCCGTCCCGTCGTCTGGAGCGGCCGTTCCGCCCCCGACGACACCGGCGCCCACCGGCTGCTCCAGGCCGTGCGGCAGCACGAGGGCGTCCGCCACGCCGACGAGCCGCTCACCGGCGTCGGAGTCACCCACCCCGTGCCACGCCCGGGCGGCGGATACGACTACGACGACGACCCGGCCACCCAGCCCCTGGAGACCCCGTTCGTCGGCGCCCAGCGCCGCCCCGCCGACGGGCCCCTGCTGCCCCCGATGCGCACGGTCGGCAGCGCCTACGACGAACCCGCCTACGCCCCGGCCCACCACGGCCCCGGCTACGACGCGCCGGGCCCCGAGGACGAGTTCGAGATCACCGACCGGCGCGGCCGGCGGCACGGCGACGACCCCGCCCGGCACGCCTACTACCCCGGCCGCCGGATGAACCTCGGCGTCGTCCTGCTCCCGCTGCGCGTCTTCCTCGGCGGCATCTCCGTCTACGCCGGGATGAGCAAGCTCTGCGACCCGCTCTACTTCGAGGGCGGCACCCGCGGCTCCATGGGCAAGTGGCTGCACTCCCTGCACCCGTGGGAAGTCGCCGAGCCACTGCGCCAGTTCGCCCTCGAACACCCCGTCGGCTCCGGGCTGGCCATCGCCTTCGCCCAGGTCGTCGTCGGCGTCCTCACCGTCCTCGGCTGCTGGCAGCGGGTGGCCGCCGTCATCGGCGCGACCCTCTCCGCGGCACTGCTGGTCACCGTCAGCTGGAAGAGCGTCCCGGCCTACGAGACGCCCGACATCATCTACCTCGCCGCCTGGTCACCGCTGATCATCGCCGGCGCGCCCGTCTACTCCGTCGACGGCCGCCTCGCCGGCGGCGCCTGGCGACGGCTCGGCCCCCGCGCCGCCCTCTGGGACCTGCGCCGCTACGTACTGCGCCGCGGCGCCCTCGTGACCGCCGTGGTCTGCGGGCTCACCCTGCTCGTCGGCTCGCTGCTCGGCGGAGCCGTCCGCGACGCCGACCGCGTGGTCGTCCCGGGCCCCGGCGAGGCCCCGCGCAACGAGATCCCCGGCTCCCCGCTGCCGGAGAACTCCGCCGAACGCCGGCCCGAGAAGCGCGATCCGTCCGCCTCCACCTCGCCCACCCAGGGCGCCTCCGGCTCGGCGAGCCCCTCCGCCGGGACCACCACCACGACGCCCGGTGCGACCCAGGGCGCCGGCGCGGTCACGGGCGCCCCCAGCCAGACCCAGGGCAGCACCGGCCAGGCCCCGCCCCAGCAGTCCTCCCCGGGCGGCCAGGCCCCGAGCACAAGCTCCGGACCGACCTCGTCCGGCGGTGCGTCCGGCGGCACCCCGAGCGACGGCAGCGGCGGCTCCTCCGGGGAACCGGGCCTGGTGGGCGGCCTCCTGGGCTAG
- a CDS encoding nucleotidyltransferase family protein, with protein MTDPRAVSRPVQAVVLAGGQGSRLRPYTDDRPKPMVEIPGTGTPIIGHQLSWLAEEGVTDVVVSCGHLAEVLQEWLDTADLPVSVTTVVEPEPLGRGGGLKYAAARLPHPDRPWYATNGDIWTRFSLRDMADFHTERDAVATLALARPRIPWGAVRTDGFGHITDFIEAPPSTFEINAGVYVFSPEFADLLPERGDHERTTFPRLARERRLAGFPIPQGSYWRAIDTAKDLTEAAKELAAQAR; from the coding sequence ATGACCGATCCGCGTGCCGTGTCCCGCCCCGTGCAAGCCGTCGTCCTGGCCGGCGGCCAGGGGTCCCGGCTTCGTCCGTACACCGACGACCGGCCCAAGCCGATGGTCGAGATCCCCGGCACGGGAACCCCGATCATCGGCCACCAGCTGTCCTGGCTCGCCGAGGAGGGCGTGACGGACGTGGTGGTCTCCTGCGGCCACCTCGCCGAGGTGCTCCAGGAGTGGCTGGACACCGCCGACCTGCCCGTCTCCGTCACCACCGTCGTGGAGCCGGAACCCCTCGGCCGCGGCGGCGGCCTGAAGTACGCCGCCGCCCGCCTCCCGCACCCGGACCGGCCCTGGTACGCCACCAACGGCGACATCTGGACCCGTTTCTCGCTGCGCGACATGGCGGACTTCCACACCGAGCGGGACGCCGTCGCGACCCTCGCCCTGGCCCGCCCGCGCATCCCGTGGGGCGCGGTGCGCACGGACGGCTTCGGTCACATCACCGACTTCATCGAGGCCCCGCCGTCGACCTTCGAGATCAACGCGGGTGTGTATGTCTTCTCGCCCGAGTTCGCGGACCTGCTCCCGGAGCGCGGCGACCACGAACGCACCACGTTCCCGCGTCTGGCGCGGGAACGGCGCCTGGCCGGGTTCCCGATCCCCCAGGGCTCCTACTGGCGGGCGATCGACACCGCCAAGGACCTGACGGAGGCCGCGAAGGAACTGGCCGCGCAGGCCCGCTGA
- a CDS encoding ABC transporter ATP-binding protein, translated as MATVTFDKATRVYPGSTKPAVDALDIEIADGEFLVLVGPSGCGKSTSLRMLAGLEDVNGGAIRIGDRDVTHLPPKDRDIAMVFQNYALYPHMTVADNMGFALKIAGVNKAEIRQKVEEAAKILDLTEYLDRKPKALSGGQRQRVAMGRAIVREPQVFLMDEPLSNLDAKLRVSTRTQIASLQRRLGITTVYVTHDQVEALTMGDRVAVLKDGLLQQVDTPRNMYDRPANLFVAGFIGSPAMNLVEVAVADGGVKFGNSVVPVQRDALSATSDKTVTVGVRPEHFDVAGADSDQGVAVTVNVVEELGSDAFVYGTAQVGGETKDLVVRVGGREVPEKGSVLHVVPRAGETHVFSTSTGARLSD; from the coding sequence ATGGCCACTGTCACGTTCGACAAGGCGACCCGGGTCTACCCCGGCTCCACCAAGCCCGCCGTCGACGCCCTGGACATCGAGATCGCGGACGGCGAGTTCCTCGTCCTGGTCGGCCCGTCCGGTTGCGGCAAGTCCACCTCGCTCCGCATGCTCGCGGGGCTCGAGGACGTCAACGGCGGCGCGATCCGCATCGGTGACCGCGACGTCACGCACCTGCCGCCGAAGGACCGGGACATCGCCATGGTGTTCCAGAACTACGCGCTCTACCCGCACATGACGGTCGCCGACAACATGGGCTTCGCGCTCAAGATCGCGGGCGTCAACAAGGCGGAGATCCGGCAGAAGGTCGAGGAGGCCGCGAAGATCCTCGACCTCACCGAGTACCTGGACCGCAAGCCGAAGGCGCTCTCCGGTGGTCAGCGCCAGCGTGTCGCCATGGGCCGCGCCATCGTGCGTGAGCCGCAGGTGTTCCTCATGGACGAGCCGCTGTCCAACCTGGACGCCAAGCTCCGTGTGTCGACCCGTACGCAGATCGCGTCGCTCCAGCGCCGTCTGGGCATCACCACCGTCTACGTCACCCACGACCAGGTCGAGGCCCTGACGATGGGTGACCGCGTCGCGGTCCTCAAGGACGGTCTGCTCCAGCAGGTCGACACCCCGCGCAACATGTACGACAGGCCCGCGAACCTGTTCGTCGCCGGCTTCATCGGCTCCCCGGCCATGAACCTGGTCGAGGTGGCGGTCGCCGACGGCGGTGTGAAGTTCGGCAACTCGGTGGTGCCGGTGCAGCGTGACGCGCTCTCCGCGACCAGCGACAAGACCGTCACCGTGGGCGTGCGCCCCGAGCACTTCGACGTGGCCGGCGCCGACTCCGACCAGGGTGTCGCGGTCACCGTGAACGTGGTCGAGGAGCTGGGCTCCGACGCGTTCGTGTACGGCACCGCGCAGGTCGGCGGCGAGACCAAGGACCTCGTGGTCCGTGTCGGCGGCCGTGAGGTCCCGGAGAAGGGCAGCGTGCTGCACGTCGTGCCGCGCGCGGGCGAGACCCACGTCTTCTCCACGTCGACCGGTGCGCGCCTGTCCGACTGA
- a CDS encoding aminoglycoside phosphotransferase family protein: MTRPAPAATVPEVIDIPEELAAAQEKFNKEAGRAFIAALPDLTADFLHRWDLRVTGPSMHGVSALVLPVDRADGTPAVLKLQLRDHESEGEPVALRLWNGDGAVRLLDHDEPTGTMLLERLDATRMLAHRPDVHEGVLVIARLLAHLHTTPAPPGMRHLRDIAAALLERTPRALPRIPDPAARRLVADCAAAVREVADEPGDRLLHWDLHDENVLASDRAPWLAIDPKPLAGDPGFDLWPALANNFDPDDIGWRFDAMTDVLGLDRARARAWTYGRLLQNCLWEIEDGRPLDEADLETARRLRSLTA; the protein is encoded by the coding sequence ATGACCCGGCCCGCGCCCGCCGCTACCGTGCCAGAAGTGATCGACATCCCCGAGGAACTCGCCGCCGCCCAGGAGAAGTTCAACAAGGAGGCCGGCCGCGCCTTCATCGCCGCCCTCCCGGACCTCACCGCCGACTTCCTGCACCGCTGGGACCTGCGCGTCACCGGGCCCTCCATGCACGGCGTCAGCGCGCTCGTCCTGCCCGTCGACCGCGCCGACGGCACACCCGCCGTCCTCAAACTCCAGCTCCGCGACCACGAGAGCGAGGGCGAACCGGTCGCCCTCCGCCTGTGGAACGGCGACGGCGCCGTCCGCCTGCTCGACCACGACGAACCCACCGGCACCATGCTCCTGGAACGCCTCGACGCCACCCGCATGCTCGCGCACCGACCCGACGTCCACGAGGGCGTCCTGGTGATCGCCCGCCTCCTCGCCCACCTCCACACCACCCCCGCACCCCCGGGCATGCGCCACCTCCGCGACATCGCCGCCGCCCTGCTCGAACGCACCCCCCGCGCCCTGCCCCGCATCCCGGACCCGGCCGCCCGCCGCCTCGTCGCCGACTGCGCCGCCGCCGTACGGGAGGTCGCCGACGAACCCGGCGACCGCCTGCTCCACTGGGACCTGCACGACGAGAACGTCCTCGCCTCCGACCGCGCCCCCTGGCTCGCCATCGACCCCAAACCCCTGGCCGGCGACCCCGGCTTCGACCTCTGGCCCGCCCTGGCCAACAACTTCGACCCCGACGACATCGGCTGGCGCTTCGACGCCATGACCGACGTCCTCGGCCTGGACCGCGCGCGGGCCCGCGCATGGACGTACGGACGGCTGCTGCAGAACTGCCTCTGGGAGATCGAGGACGGCCGCCCGCTGGACGAGGCGGACCTGGAGACCGCCCGCCGCCTGCGGAGCCTCACGGCATGA